The following are encoded in a window of Panthera leo isolate Ple1 chromosome B2, P.leo_Ple1_pat1.1, whole genome shotgun sequence genomic DNA:
- the TAP2 gene encoding antigen peptide transporter 2, which yields MRFCGLRPWAFLLLADLALLWLLQGTLEALFPRGLPGLWLEGTLRLGGLWWLLQVGGLLGLVRTLLPPLCLVVPLFLSLRALVPGALSAPPVRVASAPWSWLLLEYGAVGLSWAMWALLSSPGAQEKQGQENNTDLMWKLLKLSRPDLPFLLLAFIFLGGAVWGETWIPYYTGRVIDILGGDFKPDAFASAIFSMCVISVVSSLCAGSRGGIFTFTQSSINVRVREQLFSSLLRQDLSFFQETKTGELNSRLSSDTKMLSQWLAFNANVLLRSLVKTVGLYCFMISLSPRLTLLSLLEMPLVIAGEKMYNVRHQAVLWEIQNAVAKAGQVVREAVGGLQTVRSFGAEDLEICLYKEALERCRQLWWQRDLERTLYGLFRRMLSLGMQALMLYRGLQQILAGDLTQGALLSFLLYQEVAAKHVHALVYMCGDMVCNIGAAEKVFQYLDREPNMPPLGTLAPSTLQGLVEFQDVSFAYPNCPDQPVLKGLTFTLHPGQMTALVGPNGSGKSTVAALLQNLYQPTKGQVLLDGRPVSQYEHCYLHQQVASVGQEPVLFSGSVRDNIAYGLKSCGDEKVMAAVRGAGADRFIQEMEHGLDSDVGEKGNQLAVGQKQCLAIARALVRDPQVLILDEATSALDVQCEQSLQDWRSRGDRTVLVIAHRLQTVQSADQILVLRQGELLEHTQLAEGQDLYSRLLQTQLED from the exons ATGCGCTTCTGTGGCCTGAGACCCTGGGCCTTCCTGCTGCTGGCCGACTTGGCTCTACTCTGGCTGCTTCAGGGGACTCTGGAGGCTCTGTTTCCCCGAGGGCTTCCAGGCCTGTGGCTGGAGGGGACCCTGCGACTCGGAGGGCTCTGGTGGCTGCTACAGGTGGGAGGACTGCTAGGATTGGTGAGAACACTGCTGCCCCCTCTCTGCCTGGTGGTCCCGCTGTTTCTCTCCCTGAGGGCCCTGGTCCCAGGGGCCTTGAGTGCTCCCCCAGTCAGAGTGGCTTCGGCCCCTTGGAGCTGGCTGCTGTTGGAGTACGGGGCTGTGGGGCTAAGCTGGGCAATGTGGGCCCTGCTGAGCTCTCCAGGAGCCCAGGAGAAGCAGGGCCAGGAGAACAACACAGACTTGATGTGGAAGCTGCTGAAGCTCTCCAGGCCAGacctgccttttctccttttggccTTCATCTTCCTTGGTGGTGCCGTATGGG GGGAGACATGGATCCCTTACTATACTGGTCGTGTCATTGACATCCTTGGAGGGGATTTCAAGCCTGACGCCTTTGCCAGCGCCATCTTTTCCATGTGCGTCATATCCGTTGTGAG CTCACTGTGCGCAGGCTCCCGAGGAGGCATCTTCACCTTCACCCAGTCCAGTATCAACGTGCGGGTCAGGGAGCagcttttctcctcccttctgcgccaggacctcagtttcttccaggAGACTAAGACAG GGGAACTGAATTCAAGGTTGAGCTCGGATACCAAAATGTTGAGCCAGTGGCTTGCTTTTAATGCCAATGTGCTCTTGCGAAGCCTGGTCAAAACGGTGGGGCTGTATTGCTTCATGATCAGCCTGTCCCCTCGACTCACCCTCCTCTCTTTGCTCGAGATGCCTCTGGTAATAGCTGGTGAAAAGATGTACAATGTCCGCCATCAG GCAGTGCTCTGGGAGATCCAGAACGCAGTGGCAAAAGCAGGGCAGGTGGTGCGGGAGGCAGTTGGAGGGCTGCAGACTGTGCGCAGTTTTGGGGCCGAGGATCTGGAGATCTGTCTCTATAAGGAGGCCCTGGAGCGATGCCGGCAGCTGTGGTGGCAACGAGACCTGGAACGTACCCTCTATGGGCTCTTTCGGAGG ATGCTGAGTTTGGGAATGCAGGCACTGATGCTGTACCGTGGACTGCAGCAGATTCTGGCTGGGGACCTCACCCAGGGTGCACTGCTCTCCTTTCTGCTCTACCAGGAGGTGGCGGCCAAGCATGTGCAT GCCCTGGTATACATGTGTGGAGATATGGTCTGCAACATAGGGGCTGCTGAGAAAGTTTTCCAATACCTGGACCGAGAGCCAAATATGCCTCCTTTGGGGACGCTGGCGCCTTCCACTCTGCAGGGGCTTGTGGAATTCCAAGATGTCTCTTTTGCATATCCCAATTGCCCTGACCAGCCTGTGCTCAAG GGGCTGACGTTCACCCTACATCCTGGTCAGATGACTGCACTGGTGGGACCCAATGGGTCTGGGAAGAGCACCGTGGCTGCCCTGCTGCAGAATCTGTATCAGCCCACTAAAGGGCAGGTGCTGCTGGACGGGAGGCCCGTCTCCCAGTATGAACACTGCTATCTGCACcagcag GTGGCTTCGGTTGGGCAGGAGCCTGTGCTGTTCTCGGGTTCTGTGAGGGACAACATTGCTTATGGGCTGAAGAGCTGCGGTGATGAGAAGGTGATGGCTGCTGTCCGCGGTGCCGGTGCAGACAGGTTCATACAGGAGATGGAGCATGGACTGGATTCAG aTGTAGGGGAGAAAGGGAATCAGTTGGCTGTGGGACAGAAACAATGTCTGGCCATCGCCCGGGCCCTTGTGCGGGACCCACAAGTCCTCATCCTGGATGAAGCCACCAGTGCCCTGGACGTCCAGTGTGAGCAGTCT CTGCAGGACTGGAGATCCCGCGGGGACCGAACGGTGCTGGTGATCGCGCACAGGCTGCAGACGGTGCAGAGTGCGGACCAGATCCTGGTGCTCAGGCAGGGAGAGCTGCTGGAGCACACTCAGCTCGCCGAGGGGCAGGACCTCTATTCCCGTCTGCTGCAGACACAACTGGAGGACTGA